One genomic region from uncultured Subdoligranulum sp. encodes:
- the spoIIIAC gene encoding stage III sporulation protein AC, translating into MNIDLVFKIAATGIIVAVLNQLLIRSGREDQAMMTTLAGLIVVLSMLVRQISDLFVLIKALFEL; encoded by the coding sequence ATGAACATTGATCTGGTGTTTAAAATAGCGGCAACCGGTATTATTGTGGCGGTCCTGAATCAGCTTCTGATTCGTTCGGGGCGGGAGGATCAGGCCATGATGACCACACTGGCCGGCTTGATTGTGGTTCTGAGTATGCTTGTGAGACAGATCAGCGATTTGTTTGTGCTGATCAAGGCGTTATTTGAGTTGTGA
- a CDS encoding SpoIIIAC/SpoIIIAD family protein: MLLYKLAAVAFVAAVLSLALKKEQPAFAFLVSVCAAAGILATMTQQMRPVMEWLQTLDGILPGGGIDALLRVMGIALVAQLAGDLCREAGMSATATAAELCGRLLALLQALPLLQELLSAYAGYLQ; this comes from the coding sequence ATGCTGTTATACAAATTGGCCGCCGTGGCGTTTGTGGCGGCGGTACTCAGCCTGGCGCTCAAAAAAGAACAGCCGGCTTTTGCTTTTCTGGTTTCGGTCTGCGCCGCAGCAGGAATTTTGGCCACAATGACACAGCAGATGCGGCCGGTCATGGAATGGCTGCAGACACTGGATGGTATTTTGCCGGGTGGGGGAATCGATGCGCTTTTACGGGTGATGGGCATCGCGCTGGTGGCACAGCTCGCGGGGGACCTGTGTCGAGAGGCAGGCATGTCGGCGACAGCGACGGCAGCGGAACTGTGCGGCAGGTTGCTGGCTTTACTGCAGGCGTTGCCGCTGCTGCAGGAACTGCTCAGCGCCTATGCGGGCTACTTGCAATAA
- a CDS encoding stage III sporulation protein AE, with amino-acid sequence MEAILSGGDAAIQEASGWQLQDVLHWLAGLVGTDLFDPLQFAWRAGAYLLLAGALSLLVTGSTWRRCLEAVSLLGFGAMSLNAMMDLADAVVTTAQDCQNYLVAFVPVYSGVAAMGGQGAGALVYSGMFFAMSSFLAGLIRTVLLPVMQIYFCFTACACIWGNTGIEEAAALFARLLHWALRLCGIVFGAVLGLQNILAGSVDNAALRTGKSMLQGVIPVVGDAAAAALSGASAAVQLLKGSLALAALAALAVAFVPVVVQCLLYTAAFAVVGVAASLIGQKQCGRLCRLYGEGSRLCVSVLALYFFMVFLSTALLLLAGNGV; translated from the coding sequence GTGGAAGCGATACTCTCAGGTGGAGACGCCGCCATCCAGGAGGCGTCCGGCTGGCAACTGCAGGATGTGCTCCATTGGCTTGCGGGCCTTGTGGGGACGGACCTCTTTGACCCGTTGCAATTTGCATGGCGGGCGGGGGCGTACTTGCTTCTGGCAGGGGCATTGAGCCTTCTGGTGACGGGCAGTACCTGGCGGCGCTGCCTGGAGGCGGTATCTTTGCTGGGATTCGGTGCCATGAGCCTGAATGCCATGATGGATCTGGCGGACGCCGTGGTGACAACCGCGCAGGATTGCCAGAATTATCTGGTGGCTTTTGTACCTGTATACAGCGGTGTGGCTGCCATGGGCGGGCAAGGGGCAGGAGCGCTGGTGTACAGCGGCATGTTTTTTGCTATGTCGAGCTTCCTGGCGGGGCTCATCCGCACTGTACTGCTTCCTGTGATGCAGATTTATTTCTGCTTTACGGCCTGTGCCTGTATCTGGGGAAACACGGGAATTGAGGAGGCTGCGGCGCTGTTCGCCAGGTTGTTGCACTGGGCCTTGCGGCTGTGCGGCATTGTGTTTGGCGCCGTTCTGGGACTGCAGAATATCCTGGCCGGAAGTGTGGATAACGCGGCCCTGAGGACGGGGAAAAGCATGCTGCAGGGGGTTATCCCGGTGGTGGGGGATGCGGCGGCAGCGGCGCTGTCGGGGGCCTCGGCTGCCGTACAGCTGTTGAAAGGGTCGCTGGCGCTGGCTGCACTGGCTGCACTGGCAGTGGCCTTTGTGCCGGTGGTGGTACAGTGTCTTTTGTACACCGCTGCTTTTGCAGTGGTGGGGGTGGCCGCCTCCCTGATCGGTCAAAAGCAGTGCGGCAGGTTGTGCCGGCTGTACGGAGAGGGAAGCCGGCTTTGTGTATCGGTGCTGGCATTGTATTTCTTCATGGTATTCTTGTCCACCGCGTTGCTTTTGCTGGCAGGAAATGGGGTGTAA
- a CDS encoding stage III sporulation protein AG, protein MKTGTAWLERWSGRIKALVNDEKKRVNLVVCLGLAGLVLLALPEWVPQEDASTRVEAEVSAPGPEDYAVQLQEHLEQLIAQVDGAGAARVMVTLASGEENIYATDRQTSADGQDTVSHVLLDDDGLVETVQTPQVLGVAVVCEGGGDAAVQNQISELVEALTGVGANHVTVAKMAAAE, encoded by the coding sequence GTGAAAACGGGGACGGCGTGGCTGGAGCGGTGGAGCGGGCGAATCAAAGCACTGGTAAATGACGAAAAGAAACGGGTCAATCTGGTGGTCTGCCTCGGTCTGGCGGGGCTGGTCCTGCTGGCCTTGCCGGAATGGGTGCCACAGGAAGATGCGTCAACCCGCGTGGAAGCGGAAGTTAGTGCTCCAGGCCCGGAGGACTACGCGGTACAACTGCAGGAACACCTGGAACAACTCATTGCGCAGGTGGACGGTGCCGGTGCGGCAAGGGTCATGGTGACGCTTGCCTCCGGGGAGGAAAATATCTATGCCACAGACCGACAGACATCCGCGGATGGTCAGGATACAGTCAGCCATGTATTGCTGGATGATGACGGCCTGGTCGAAACGGTACAAACCCCGCAGGTGTTGGGGGTGGCAGTTGTCTGTGAAGGAGGGGGAGACGCCGCTGTACAGAATCAGATCAGTGAACTGGTGGAAGCCTTGACGGGCGTAGGGGCCAATCATGTCACAGTCGCCAAAATGGCGGCCGCAGAATAA
- a CDS encoding SpoIIIAH-like family protein, with protein MKQTATKQSKHRRATAAVMALALGAAVYLNWSFARQAPDDLTASPAEETAVETAAAAVTDPLETSADAGEVPEQTVNKNYGEAQMVSVTQDAGTEFFEEARLSRSKARDEALEALNEALKDTSVSEAEKKALTDKLSMQVNNITLETKLETLIKSKGFADCVVNLEGERANVTVMTENDALTAEEVARIRDALMSQCKDLDAQDITIVEVK; from the coding sequence ATGAAACAGACGGCAACCAAGCAAAGCAAACACCGCCGGGCAACCGCGGCCGTGATGGCACTGGCACTGGGGGCGGCAGTTTATTTGAACTGGTCCTTTGCGCGGCAGGCGCCGGATGACCTGACGGCGTCGCCGGCCGAAGAAACGGCGGTAGAGACAGCTGCCGCAGCCGTCACCGACCCGCTGGAGACATCGGCTGATGCCGGGGAGGTGCCGGAACAGACCGTGAACAAGAATTACGGGGAGGCACAGATGGTCAGCGTCACCCAGGACGCCGGCACGGAATTCTTTGAGGAGGCGCGGCTGTCCCGGAGCAAAGCGCGGGACGAAGCGCTGGAGGCACTGAACGAAGCACTCAAAGATACCTCGGTCAGCGAAGCGGAGAAAAAGGCCCTGACCGACAAACTCAGTATGCAGGTCAACAATATCACCCTGGAGACCAAGCTGGAAACGCTGATCAAGTCCAAGGGGTTCGCGGACTGTGTGGTCAATCTGGAGGGGGAGCGGGCCAATGTAACGGTCATGACAGAAAATGATGCGCTGACGGCCGAGGAGGTTGCCAGAATCCGGGATGCGCTGATGAGCCAGTGCAAGGACCTGGATGCGCAGGACATCACCATCGTGGAGGTAAAATAA
- a CDS encoding Asp23/Gls24 family envelope stress response protein — MDVQNTIGGSLQISTDVLAKIARLAALEVGGVAEVTTGNSQNVRRLLSRTGLQKPVSVVLEDGVAAVTVHLTANYGQKIMPLCEKVQENVKQTIQNMTGITVSRVNVLVVGLAQPEAQD, encoded by the coding sequence ATGGATGTGCAGAATACCATCGGGGGCAGCTTGCAGATTTCAACGGATGTCTTGGCCAAGATTGCCCGTCTGGCTGCGTTGGAAGTGGGCGGCGTTGCCGAGGTGACGACTGGAAACAGCCAGAACGTTCGCCGGCTGCTGAGCCGTACCGGCCTGCAGAAGCCGGTCAGCGTTGTGCTGGAAGATGGCGTCGCGGCCGTGACCGTGCATCTGACGGCAAATTATGGCCAGAAGATCATGCCGTTGTGTGAAAAAGTGCAGGAGAACGTCAAGCAGACCATCCAGAATATGACGGGGATTACGGTATCCCGGGTCAACGTTCTGGTGGTGGGCCTGGCGCAGCCCGAAGCACAGGACTGA
- the nusB gene encoding transcription antitermination factor NusB, producing MGKKLTRRESREAAFLTAFAATFEPEAPSLPTGAEQPEADAFAHQLLAAMNDHAAELDAMIESHLKGWKLNRVPRVSLVALRLALAEMLYGEEQKPGVAINEAVEIVKKYGADNDYQFVNGLLGTVAREREEHPEATC from the coding sequence ATGGGAAAAAAGCTCACCCGCCGCGAATCCCGTGAGGCGGCTTTTCTGACGGCATTTGCCGCCACATTCGAACCGGAGGCTCCCAGCCTGCCGACCGGCGCTGAACAGCCGGAGGCAGATGCATTTGCACACCAGTTGCTGGCAGCCATGAACGATCACGCTGCAGAACTGGATGCGATGATTGAGAGCCACCTGAAGGGATGGAAACTCAATCGTGTGCCGCGCGTCAGTCTGGTTGCGCTTCGGTTGGCATTGGCAGAAATGCTGTATGGGGAAGAACAAAAGCCGGGCGTTGCCATCAACGAGGCGGTGGAGATCGTCAAAAAATACGGCGCCGATAACGATTATCAGTTTGTCAACGGTTTGCTTGGCACGGTAGCCCGCGAGCGGGAAGAACACCCGGAAGCAACATGCTGA
- a CDS encoding glycoprotease: MLTLGIDTSNYATSLAVFDTNAGEVVCDCKKFLPVKPGQMGLRQSDALFHHTCALPPMLAELGSKVDLTRVEAVGVSAKPRPVEGSYMPCFLAGVNAASAFALARNLPLLQTTHQQGHIAAALFATGEISLFTQEVLVFHVSGGTTDLLLCQGADAIVPLGTSSDLYAGQAVDRLGVKLGFPFPAGTYVSEQAAQCPDKIRPKVSVRGMECSLSGLENQCARLLQEGKTAAYVCKYCLLCIGETLVRMADAALREHPGLPVVFAGGVMSSELIKTYVMHRVPGAHFVPGKFASDNAIGISVLAAKENQAWPILSM; the protein is encoded by the coding sequence ATGCTGACGCTGGGGATCGATACCAGCAATTATGCAACCTCTCTGGCTGTGTTTGACACAAATGCCGGAGAGGTTGTTTGCGATTGCAAAAAGTTTTTGCCGGTCAAGCCGGGACAGATGGGGCTGCGCCAGAGTGATGCCCTGTTTCACCATACCTGTGCTTTGCCGCCGATGCTGGCGGAACTGGGAAGCAAGGTGGATTTGACCCGCGTCGAAGCGGTGGGCGTATCTGCCAAACCCCGCCCGGTGGAAGGCTCCTACATGCCTTGCTTTCTGGCAGGCGTCAATGCGGCCTCGGCCTTTGCATTGGCCCGGAACCTTCCGTTACTGCAGACAACACACCAGCAGGGGCATATTGCTGCCGCACTGTTTGCCACCGGCGAGATCAGCCTGTTCACACAGGAAGTGCTTGTCTTTCATGTGTCGGGCGGAACCACAGACCTTCTGCTGTGTCAGGGGGCGGACGCCATTGTGCCGCTGGGTACCAGCAGTGACCTGTATGCGGGCCAGGCTGTCGATCGGCTGGGTGTGAAACTGGGATTCCCGTTCCCGGCAGGAACCTACGTGAGTGAGCAGGCGGCGCAGTGCCCGGACAAGATTCGCCCGAAGGTAAGTGTCCGTGGGATGGAATGCAGTTTGTCCGGGCTGGAAAATCAGTGTGCCAGACTACTGCAGGAAGGCAAGACGGCTGCCTATGTCTGCAAATATTGTCTTTTATGCATTGGGGAGACGCTGGTACGAATGGCGGATGCGGCGCTGCGGGAACACCCCGGCTTGCCGGTGGTATTTGCAGGCGGCGTGATGAGCAGTGAGCTGATCAAGACCTATGTGATGCATCGGGTACCCGGGGCTCATTTTGTGCCGGGAAAATTCGCCAGTGATAACGCAATCGGGATTTCCGTTTTGGCAGCCAAGGAGAATCAGGCATGGCCGATTTTATCAATGTAA
- the xseA gene encoding exodeoxyribonuclease VII large subunit produces the protein MADFINVSTLNRLAKDVLAQCEPLNNLIVCGEISGFTRHYKSGHLYFTLKDENASVKGVMFRNQARLLNFEPQNGMLVLAYGHATIYERDGAFQLYVDYMRPFGAGAAQMAFDALYKKLEAEGLFAQERKRPLPRMPHCIGVVTSKTGAAWQDVQNVIGRRWPMVKLLLAPVNVQGLEAEHSIIAGIRALDKDTRADLILVTRGGGSKEDLWIFNSERIARAAAACHKPVVSAVGHEIDTTILDYVADLRAPTPSAAAELCVPDREEILQKISILQQNIQNNIQNRIQLCYNKYTMATVRQARQHQVQKINRYEQEWQRAADLLQQAQQHRVSRAESTLRSAAALAESLNPYGVLARGYAIVQRDSEVCTVDNLQPDQQIRLRGAGAEADCLVQSVQRIETQENNGL, from the coding sequence ATGGCCGATTTTATCAATGTAAGTACCTTAAACCGCCTGGCCAAGGATGTCCTTGCGCAGTGTGAGCCGCTGAACAATCTGATCGTATGCGGTGAAATTTCCGGTTTCACGCGGCATTACAAAAGCGGGCATCTGTATTTTACCCTGAAGGATGAAAATGCCAGCGTGAAGGGCGTCATGTTCCGCAATCAGGCGCGGCTTCTGAATTTCGAGCCCCAGAATGGTATGCTGGTACTGGCGTATGGACATGCCACGATTTATGAACGGGATGGCGCTTTTCAGCTGTATGTGGACTATATGCGCCCCTTCGGCGCCGGTGCAGCCCAGATGGCTTTCGATGCCCTGTATAAAAAGCTGGAGGCCGAAGGCTTGTTTGCTCAGGAGCGCAAACGTCCGCTGCCGCGTATGCCCCATTGTATTGGTGTGGTGACCAGTAAAACGGGTGCCGCCTGGCAGGATGTACAGAATGTGATCGGGCGCCGCTGGCCCATGGTCAAACTGTTGCTGGCGCCGGTCAATGTGCAGGGACTGGAAGCGGAACACAGCATCATTGCGGGCATCCGGGCGCTGGACAAAGATACGCGTGCGGACCTGATTCTGGTAACGCGGGGCGGCGGCAGCAAGGAAGACCTCTGGATCTTTAACAGCGAGCGGATCGCCCGTGCCGCCGCAGCCTGCCACAAGCCGGTGGTCTCCGCTGTGGGCCATGAGATCGATACCACCATTCTGGACTATGTGGCCGATCTGCGCGCGCCTACGCCTTCCGCGGCGGCAGAACTTTGCGTGCCTGACCGGGAAGAAATTTTGCAAAAAATATCCATTTTGCAGCAGAATATTCAAAATAATATACAGAATCGCATCCAGTTATGCTATAATAAATATACAATGGCAACGGTGCGGCAAGCACGGCAGCATCAAGTGCAAAAGATCAACCGCTATGAGCAGGAATGGCAGCGGGCAGCCGACCTGCTGCAGCAGGCACAACAGCACCGGGTGTCCCGGGCAGAAAGTACTTTGCGGTCCGCCGCGGCATTGGCGGAATCCCTGAATCCCTACGGTGTTTTGGCGCGCGGGTATGCCATCGTCCAACGGGACAGCGAAGTGTGCACGGTGGATAATCTGCAGCCAGATCAGCAAATCCGACTGCGAGGCGCCGGGGCGGAGGCTGATTGTCTGGTACAGTCGGTGCAGAGAATCGAAACACAGGAGAACAACGGTTTATGA
- the xseB gene encoding exodeoxyribonuclease VII small subunit has product MKQPKSFEEGMQRLQELLTVLQDDTTPLAQSVKLYAEAAGLIAYCKQTLDKAKLQVEEIDAELAEKTGETL; this is encoded by the coding sequence ATGAAACAGCCGAAATCTTTTGAAGAGGGAATGCAGCGTCTGCAGGAACTGCTGACGGTCCTGCAGGATGATACGACACCCCTTGCCCAATCGGTGAAATTGTACGCAGAGGCAGCCGGACTGATTGCCTATTGCAAACAGACCCTGGATAAGGCAAAGCTTCAGGTCGAGGAAATTGATGCCGAACTGGCTGAAAAAACAGGAGAAACATTATGA
- a CDS encoding polyprenyl synthetase family protein codes for MTQEEYRSHFAQWAQMAENRLQQLCDMYLPGQAEIGQAARYSLLGGGKRVRAVLALAACQLAGKPADLALDYACALEMLHCYSLIHDDMPCMDNDDFRRGRPSCHKQYGEAIALLAADALVTAAFEVIAQADLSPESRCHAAAVLSRAGGARGMLYGQELDKKYETQQATEQQLLELHAHKTGALILAAAELGCTAADAAPAIRQALKQYAAELGLVFQIVDDILDVTSTTEELGKPVGSDEANDKTTFITLYGLEGAQRLAQSHNEAALAALQGLGEKADFLSCLASDLLRRKK; via the coding sequence ATGACGCAGGAAGAGTATCGTTCGCATTTTGCGCAGTGGGCACAGATGGCGGAAAATCGCCTGCAGCAACTGTGCGATATGTATCTTCCCGGGCAGGCGGAAATCGGGCAGGCCGCCCGTTACAGCCTGCTGGGAGGCGGCAAGCGCGTCCGGGCTGTGCTGGCGCTGGCAGCCTGCCAACTGGCGGGGAAGCCTGCAGACCTGGCTCTGGACTACGCCTGTGCTCTGGAGATGCTGCACTGCTATTCCCTGATTCATGATGACATGCCCTGCATGGACAACGATGATTTCCGCCGGGGACGCCCCAGCTGTCACAAACAATATGGGGAGGCCATCGCGCTGCTGGCGGCGGATGCCCTTGTGACGGCCGCTTTCGAGGTGATCGCGCAGGCAGATCTTTCACCGGAAAGCCGTTGCCATGCCGCGGCTGTGCTGTCCAGAGCCGGCGGCGCCCGGGGCATGCTGTATGGCCAGGAACTGGACAAGAAATACGAAACTCAGCAGGCGACAGAACAGCAGCTGCTGGAACTGCATGCCCACAAGACGGGAGCCCTGATCCTGGCGGCAGCGGAACTTGGCTGCACGGCAGCTGATGCGGCCCCCGCCATCCGGCAGGCGCTGAAACAGTATGCGGCTGAACTGGGACTGGTATTTCAGATTGTGGACGACATTCTGGACGTAACCTCCACAACGGAGGAACTGGGCAAACCGGTAGGCAGCGATGAGGCCAACGATAAAACGACCTTCATCACGCTTTACGGTCTGGAAGGCGCACAGCGTTTGGCACAAAGCCACAACGAGGCAGCGCTGGCTGCCTTGCAGGGCCTGGGAGAAAAGGCAGACTTTTTGTCCTGCCTGGCTTCCGATCTGCTGCGACGGAAAAAATGA
- a CDS encoding divergent PAP2 family protein, translated as MTLLHTALSWNFVLVTAICASLLAQLIKVLLNLFTFHRFIAERMWGAGGMPSSHSATVCAMVVATGRYCGVSSSQFAIAAVLSIIVMYDAMGVRYETGEQAKLLNRMFSEWMDQGAASFPFLGGKKLKEMVGHTPIEVLTGAVLGVVLGFAMPMV; from the coding sequence ATGACATTGCTGCATACTGCATTGAGTTGGAATTTTGTGCTGGTGACAGCGATTTGTGCTTCGTTGCTGGCGCAGCTTATTAAGGTTTTGCTGAATCTTTTCACCTTCCATCGATTTATTGCGGAACGGATGTGGGGCGCAGGCGGCATGCCCAGTTCCCACTCGGCCACGGTTTGTGCGATGGTTGTGGCGACAGGTCGCTATTGCGGCGTGAGTTCATCCCAGTTTGCCATTGCGGCTGTGCTGTCCATCATTGTCATGTATGATGCCATGGGTGTGCGGTATGAGACCGGCGAGCAGGCAAAACTGCTGAATCGCATGTTCAGCGAGTGGATGGATCAGGGAGCGGCTTCCTTTCCTTTTCTGGGAGGGAAAAAACTCAAGGAGATGGTCGGACATACCCCCATTGAGGTCCTGACCGGCGCTGTTCTGGGTGTTGTGCTGGGGTTCGCCATGCCTATGGTATAA